The Setaria italica strain Yugu1 chromosome VIII, Setaria_italica_v2.0, whole genome shotgun sequence genome includes the window TGCGTAGTATACTAGGGTAATTACCATTTAATTAAGAAGAAAACCACGGCCATGAATCTGATCATAACTTGAactccaattttttttaagCGAGgaccgattatattaaaaaatgatgaagtcaaaaaaaatactacaaACACCGACAGGCAGCACATGCCACACCACACCATTTCACTTAACTCAACTCAACAACACATCGGCCAGTTAGATTGGGATATCAACATGGCCGTACCACTCCACTCGACAACGGCAGCCGAACCGAAACCTAAATGCGGCCACCACCAACATTCCCGCTTTTATGTAGTTGCCGAAACCCGCGTTAACGCGACCGAGAGAAACAAACCACACCGTACCGAGAAAACCACCGTCATACGGGACCCTTTGCCATAATGCCGCTGCAACATCACACCCCACCCGACGGAGTGATACCACCAGATCCGGTCCTCTTTCATGCTGCTTCACAAACACGCGGGGCCTCGCCGTCGTTGGCACCTCGCTCTTGTCACCTCGAAGACACACCgcgcgcgggggcctcgccacgcccactACAGTACTCCATATCACCTATCCGTTTCGTTTATCGCCATCAAAATGGCGAGCCATGTTGCCCCGCTTCACAGGGTCTCCATCAAACAGccaagccgccaccgccgcaggtCGACTTCACCTCGTTGCTCCACCCACGCAcatagcctccgccgccgtgtgAGCAAGCCAAAGTAATCACTTGCGCTGTCTTCTGACGATGCACCGCACCGGAGTAGCCCAGCAAATCTGAGAAACCCGACACAGTctgctgcaagcctagtcgtcTCATGATGTCATCCTTCAACGTAGTCCCACACTACACTGACAGTTGCCAAGCAATGTCAGCCGTCGTGATCTGCTGCAAGCAGCTAACCCGACAAAAAAAGCGACGACCCCTAGCCGCCATCAGAACTGCGATCGCCTCAACGTGAGCTCAGCAACCCTCGTCAAGCTTTCCATCCTGCACATGCCACCTTGCCGAGCCGCAAGCCCGTCACGACGAGACCGCTGCCACTGGGTACAGCCTCCCACGATCGCGTCACCAGCAATGCGACAAGCTgagttgggtctctagagacgacaCCTCCAAGGAGGGGATGACGCCAGTGGTGCCGCCATCGCTCGTTCAGAAACTGGATAGAGTTTTCACCCAGAGACCTCGTACAGCAGGGATGGATCTCAAAGATGACGCCCCCAACAGGGAAAACGACGCCCTAGGGCGTCGTCGCCATCGCTACCAGCAAGATGCCGGCAAAGGCTTTCACCCAAAGCATCCACCCCTAGCCTGCACGGACACAGCCCAGCACTCCCTAAATGACAAGCATGGAAACCCACCCGGGGCGGCGCTGCCACCGCCGTGCCTCCTTGCGCCACACGTAGACCACCTTCGACTGCGCCACCACCTAGCCAGCCTCCTTCCAGCcacaccgccaccgccagcaaCCACCCATCGCGCCGCTCTCCGCAGTGGCCTCATCGCCCCTCGCCAGGCCACGCCCACACTGACCGTCACCTCCCACACTCACCCTCCTCAACCgccccttctcctccaccaccagGGTCAGCTACGCGACCCCTTGGCttgctcctccaccgccgcaagTGCGCCGCCGACGGGACCCCTGCTCCCCTGCTTCTCGCACCCCCACGTGGGCTAGCCGACACGCGCCTGCTCCTCGCGTCGCCGCTGAGCTTGGCCGACGCGCCCCCTCCCCTGCTCTACGCACGGTCGTGCGGGGTCGACTGGAGCACCCCTGCTCCTCGCGCCTTGACCAATGCCTCCACCACCTTGCGCATGCACAGGTTGCAGAGCCACTGGATCCGGCCGACGCCATGCCGGGTCCGTGGCCCCtcgtgctccgccgccgcgggatgCCGCCCACGCCGGCGAGCCTCCTCATGCTACTCTGGCGGCCGCACCAACCCAGATCCAccggaggaaggggaagaggcCCTGCCCCCACCCTCATTGCAAGCCGCTCGGGTTTCCGGCAGCCCGCTCGGGCGGTGGAGCGGTGAGATGGGCCGTCAGCGGAGGGGCCACAACTAGGATTTCAGTAACCGCCCGAGTCACCCACGCGGGGGTGACGCAGTTGGCTAGCCCTTGCTAGGATGGCCCCCTTTCCAGTAACTTGAACTCCATCACACCAACACAAACCAAATAAGTAGAGCTAGGCAGTAGGCACTCCTACATTTGTTAGAAGCCACTCGCATGGCATGGCAGTATGGCACACATGAATAAACCTGATCAGCTTTACAATCTCATACTGCGCCGATTACAATCAAAAGCCTTGAAGAAAATAGTGGTAACCCATGCATGTATTATAGACGACTGAGAGATGTACAAACGAGGTGACGGATCGGACACACGCGTATACTAATCCTAGAGATGGATCACGGATACTAATTAGTGGCAGAACTTATAATTAACCTAGCAGAAGGTAGATGTACTAGCTAGATGAGATTCCCTGTGTCAACTTTGCAGCATGTACTCGTCATCAGAGACTCAAGTCCCAACCAACCGAGATGAGGATCTGCAGCTGCCGGTCCTCACCCTCACACGTACGTCACACGGGTTCACGGCTTGCCCTTGTGCTGGGTGTAGATGTAGTCGAGGTGCGCGTCCCGGAGCAGCCGCCTCTGCATGCAGTCATCGTCGTTCCCCTCCTCGCACgccggctcctccgcctcctcctctgctcccaTCACCTCAGCCTCAGCGACCGATGAGAGCTCATCGCCACTACCAGCGGCGCCTTTCTGAATCACCGGCTCATCATCTGCAGCCACCCTGGCTCCATTCTCTGCAAAAGAGGTTCACAAACATTAATTAGAGCAACTCTGAGCAGGATCGATCAGCAAAGAGGTTCAGAAACATTAGAGCAACGCACCTTGGTTAACCCGAGGAGGAACAGAAGCAGGCAGGGGGcgagccgctgccgcgccgtggaagaagaagatgaggaggagcagGGCAAGAGCCGCGAGCGGCGAAGAGATACGGCAGCTGCAACGCCTCATCTCTGCCGTGGCTCCAACAGTTGAAACTGCCTGCTTGGATAGAGTGAGTGAGCGCTAGCTGGTTGGCTGCTGGTGGGTTTGGCCTCTGGGTGAtggtggtgggctggtggcgTCGAGCTCTATTTATAATGCGAAAGCGGgagcgaggagccgaggagaCGGGAGGCATCTTGCAAATCGCAACGCCGGCACAGGGCACATCTTCAAGTCGCACGCGCACTCGAGTCGGCAACACGTTTGTCCATAACACGTATTACTAGTAGATGTAGAGATTTGGCCGGATGTGTGGTTCCAACCTTCCACTACCACAGT containing:
- the LOC101776565 gene encoding phytosulfokines 5; translation: MRRCSCRISSPLAALALLLLIFFFHGAAAARPLPASVPPRVNQENGARVAADDEPVIQKGAAGSGDELSSVAEAEVMGAEEEAEEPACEEGNDDDCMQRRLLRDAHLDYIYTQHKGKP